From one Catellatospora sp. IY07-71 genomic stretch:
- a CDS encoding transcriptional regulator: MPSDYAKSLGARLRSIRQQQGLSLQGVEEKSNGRWKAVVVGSYERGDRAVTVSRLAELADFYRVPVGELLPDGPAPRQEATSKIVLDLERLYDGAKEDLASVARYARAIQQQRGDYNGRVLSIRAVDLQALAVFYDCTPSELIERLADHGVLVADPRAFFAS; the protein is encoded by the coding sequence ATGCCGTCTGATTACGCCAAGTCCCTCGGTGCGCGACTGCGCTCCATCCGCCAGCAGCAGGGCCTGTCCCTGCAGGGCGTGGAGGAGAAGTCGAACGGGCGTTGGAAGGCCGTGGTCGTCGGCTCGTACGAGCGAGGCGACCGTGCCGTCACGGTGTCCCGACTGGCCGAGCTGGCCGACTTCTACCGCGTGCCCGTCGGCGAGCTGCTGCCCGACGGCCCCGCGCCGCGCCAGGAGGCCACCAGCAAGATCGTTCTGGACCTGGAGCGCCTCTACGACGGCGCCAAGGAGGACCTCGCCTCGGTGGCCCGCTACGCCCGCGCCATCCAGCAGCAGCGCGGCGACTACAACGGCCGGGTGCTCTCCATCCGCGCCGTCGACCTGCAGGCGCTGGCCGTCTTCTACGACTGCACGCCGAGCGAGCTGATCGAGCGCCTGGCCGACCACGGCGTGCTCGTGGCCGACCCGCGCGCCTTCTTCGCCAGCTGA
- the pyrR gene encoding bifunctional pyr operon transcriptional regulator/uracil phosphoribosyltransferase PyrR: protein MARPSTDESTAPAQQPAAPAPTKIVLSAADVSRVVDRIAHQILEKTSGAADVVLLGIATRGVPIARRLAERIRAFEGRDIPVGTLDITLYRDDLRSSSVRAVGRTEEPAGGVDGRKVVLVDDVLFSGRTIRAALDALSDLGRPAAVQLAVLVDRGHRQLPIRADYVGKNIPTALSEQVKVKLTEIDGTDEVVLINAGKGDAR from the coding sequence TTGGCGCGCCCATCGACAGACGAGTCGACCGCACCAGCGCAGCAGCCGGCCGCACCGGCTCCTACGAAGATCGTTCTCTCCGCCGCGGACGTCTCCCGCGTGGTGGACCGCATCGCGCACCAGATCCTGGAGAAGACCTCCGGCGCCGCCGACGTGGTCCTGCTCGGCATCGCCACCCGCGGGGTGCCGATCGCCCGCCGGCTGGCCGAGCGCATCCGGGCCTTCGAGGGCCGCGACATCCCGGTCGGCACGCTCGACATCACCCTTTACCGCGACGACCTGCGCAGCAGTTCGGTACGCGCGGTCGGCCGCACCGAGGAACCCGCGGGCGGCGTGGACGGCCGAAAGGTCGTCCTGGTCGACGATGTGCTCTTCTCCGGCCGCACCATCCGGGCCGCCCTCGACGCGCTCAGCGACCTCGGCCGCCCGGCCGCGGTGCAGCTCGCCGTGCTGGTCGACCGCGGCCACCGGCAGCTGCCGATCCGGGCCGACTACGTCGGCAAGAACATCCCCACCGCCCTGTCCGAGCAGGTCAAAGTGAAGCTGACGGAGATCGACGGGACGGACGAGGTGGTCCTCATCAACGCGGGGAAGGGTGACGCCCGATGA
- a CDS encoding aspartate carbamoyltransferase catalytic subunit: MKHLLSTADLDAATAIEILDTAAEMASVSGREIKKLPTLRGRTVVNLFYEDSTRTRISFEAAAKRLSADVINFSAKGSSVEKGESLKDTAWTLQAMGADAVVIRHPASGAPHRLANWVTGSVLNAGDGTHEHPTQALLDAYTMRSRMGRLDGLHVAIVGDVLHSRVARSNVLLLNTLGAKVTLVGPPTLIPTDLNTSVQLNYDLDAVLPQADVVMMLRVQRERMTDSYFPSAREYSRRYGLDGARLRRMPSHAIVMHPGPMNRGMEITPEVADSPRSTIVEQVTNGVSVRMACLYLLLGGRS; encoded by the coding sequence ATGAAGCACCTGCTGTCGACGGCCGACCTGGACGCGGCCACCGCGATCGAGATCCTGGACACCGCCGCCGAGATGGCCAGCGTGTCCGGCCGCGAGATCAAGAAGCTGCCCACGCTGCGTGGCCGGACCGTGGTCAACCTCTTCTACGAGGACTCCACCCGGACCCGCATCTCGTTCGAGGCCGCCGCGAAGCGCCTGAGCGCCGACGTGATCAACTTCTCGGCCAAGGGCTCCAGCGTCGAGAAGGGCGAGAGCCTCAAGGACACCGCCTGGACGCTGCAGGCCATGGGCGCCGACGCGGTGGTCATCCGCCACCCCGCCTCCGGCGCGCCGCACCGCCTGGCCAACTGGGTCACCGGCAGCGTGCTCAACGCGGGTGACGGCACCCACGAGCACCCCACCCAGGCGCTGCTGGACGCGTACACCATGCGGTCCCGGATGGGCCGGCTCGACGGCCTGCACGTGGCGATCGTCGGCGACGTGCTGCACAGCCGGGTGGCCCGCTCCAACGTGCTGCTGCTCAACACGCTCGGCGCGAAGGTCACCCTGGTCGGCCCGCCCACGCTGATCCCGACCGACCTGAACACCTCGGTCCAGCTCAACTACGACCTCGACGCGGTGCTGCCGCAGGCCGACGTGGTGATGATGCTGCGCGTGCAGCGCGAGCGGATGACCGACTCGTACTTCCCCTCGGCGCGGGAGTACTCCCGCCGTTACGGCCTGGACGGCGCGCGGCTGCGGCGGATGCCGTCGCACGCGATCGTCATGCACCCCGGCCCGATGAACCGGGGCATGGAGATCACGCCCGAGGTGGCCGACTCGCCCCGCTCCACCATCGTCGAACAGGTCACCAACGGCGTCAGCGTCCGCATGGCCTGTCTCTACCTGCTGCTCGGAGGACGTTCGTGA
- a CDS encoding dihydroorotase: MTDILIKGARVLGGEPADLLLRDGRIAEVGTGLSAEGAEVVDATGLVALPGLVDLHTHLREPGREDAETVYTGSRAAALGGYTAVCAMANTSPVADTAGVVEQVYRLGQEAGLVDVQPIGAVTVGLAGERLAELGAMADSAARVRIFSDDGFCVADPRLMRRALEYVKAFDGVIAQHAEEPRLTQGAQMHEGDVSAKLGLTGWPAVAEESIIARDVLLAEHVGARLHVCHVSTAGSVDIIRAAKARGVRVTAEVTPHHLLLTHEKAESYDPVYKVNPPLRTNTDVQALREGLRDGTIDIVATDHAPHAAEDKECEWAYARPGMLGLETALPIVLEALGEQSLGTPAEPALWDLIAERMSRAPARIAGLDGHGNDLVAGAPANLTLIDPTTRWTVEPTGLASLSHNTPYAGMTVPGRIVATFLRGVPTVLDGKVQK, encoded by the coding sequence GTGACCGACATTCTGATCAAGGGCGCGCGGGTGCTCGGCGGCGAGCCGGCCGACCTGCTGCTGCGCGACGGCCGTATCGCCGAGGTGGGCACCGGCCTGTCCGCCGAGGGCGCCGAGGTGGTCGACGCCACCGGTCTGGTCGCCCTGCCGGGCCTGGTCGACCTGCACACCCACCTGCGTGAGCCCGGCCGGGAGGACGCCGAGACGGTGTACACCGGCTCGCGCGCCGCGGCGCTCGGCGGCTACACCGCCGTCTGCGCGATGGCCAACACCTCCCCGGTGGCCGACACCGCGGGCGTGGTCGAGCAGGTCTACCGGCTGGGCCAGGAGGCCGGGCTGGTGGACGTGCAGCCGATCGGCGCGGTGACCGTCGGCCTGGCCGGCGAGCGCCTGGCCGAGCTGGGCGCGATGGCCGACTCGGCCGCCCGGGTGCGGATCTTCTCCGACGACGGCTTCTGCGTGGCCGACCCCCGGCTGATGCGCCGGGCGCTGGAGTACGTCAAGGCGTTCGACGGCGTCATCGCCCAGCACGCCGAGGAGCCCCGGCTCACCCAGGGCGCGCAGATGCACGAGGGCGACGTCTCGGCGAAGCTCGGGCTGACCGGCTGGCCCGCCGTGGCCGAGGAGTCGATCATCGCGCGGGACGTGCTGCTCGCCGAGCACGTGGGCGCCCGCCTGCACGTGTGCCACGTCTCGACCGCGGGCAGCGTCGACATCATCCGCGCGGCCAAGGCCCGGGGGGTACGCGTGACCGCCGAGGTCACCCCGCACCACCTGCTGCTGACCCACGAGAAGGCCGAGTCGTACGACCCGGTATACAAGGTGAACCCGCCGCTGCGCACGAACACCGACGTCCAGGCGCTGCGCGAGGGCCTGCGCGACGGCACGATCGACATCGTGGCCACCGACCACGCCCCGCACGCCGCGGAGGACAAGGAGTGCGAGTGGGCGTACGCCCGCCCCGGCATGCTCGGCCTCGAAACCGCCCTGCCGATCGTTCTGGAGGCCCTCGGTGAGCAGAGCCTCGGCACGCCGGCGGAGCCGGCGCTCTGGGACCTGATCGCCGAGCGCATGTCGCGCGCCCCGGCGCGCATCGCCGGGCTCGACGGGCACGGCAACGACCTGGTCGCGGGCGCGCCCGCGAACCTCACGCTGATCGACCCCACGACGCGGTGGACGGTCGAGCCGACCGGGCTGGCCAGTCTCAGCCACAACACGCCGTACGCCGGGATGACCGTGCCCGGCCGGATCGTCGCGACCTTCCTGCGGGGCGTGCCGACGGTGCTCGACGGAAAGGTGCAGAAGTGA
- the carA gene encoding glutamine-hydrolyzing carbamoyl-phosphate synthase small subunit, with protein MTEAILVLEDGRVFRGEAYGAVGETFGEAVFTTGMTGYQETLTDPSYHRQVVVQTAPHIGNTGVNDEDDESDRIWVSGYVVRDPARTPSNWRATEDLGTRLARNGVVGISGVDTRALTRHLRERGAMRVGVSSVETDPQALLARVLEQPGMVGADLSAQVSTPEAYTVDAEGEHRFTVAALDLGIKRNVVRRLAARGVTTHVLPATADLGDLLSVGADAVFFSPGPGDPATADHAVALAQAVMKRSLPLFGICFGSQILGRALGFGTYKLGYGHRGINQPVIDRVTGKVEVTSHNHGFAVDAPIDRVSETAFGRVEVSHVCLNDNVVEGLRALDVPAFTVQYHPEAAAGPHDADYLFDRFVELVERPGKVRAELINGGK; from the coding sequence GTGACCGAAGCAATCCTGGTCCTGGAGGACGGCCGCGTGTTCCGCGGCGAGGCCTACGGGGCCGTCGGCGAGACCTTCGGCGAGGCGGTCTTCACCACCGGCATGACCGGCTACCAGGAGACCCTCACCGACCCGTCGTACCACCGCCAGGTCGTGGTGCAGACCGCGCCGCACATCGGCAACACCGGCGTCAACGACGAGGACGACGAGTCCGACCGCATCTGGGTGTCCGGCTACGTGGTCCGCGACCCGGCCCGGACCCCGTCGAACTGGCGCGCCACCGAGGACCTCGGCACCCGGCTGGCCCGTAACGGCGTGGTCGGCATCAGCGGCGTCGACACCCGTGCGCTCACCCGGCACCTGCGCGAGCGCGGCGCCATGCGCGTCGGCGTGTCCAGCGTCGAGACCGACCCGCAGGCGCTGCTGGCGCGGGTGCTGGAGCAGCCCGGGATGGTGGGCGCGGACCTGTCCGCGCAGGTGAGCACGCCCGAGGCGTACACCGTCGACGCCGAGGGCGAGCACCGCTTCACGGTCGCGGCCCTGGACCTGGGCATCAAGCGCAACGTGGTCCGGCGGCTGGCCGCCCGCGGCGTGACCACCCACGTCCTGCCCGCGACCGCCGACCTCGGCGACCTGCTGTCGGTCGGGGCGGACGCGGTGTTCTTCTCGCCCGGCCCTGGCGACCCGGCCACCGCCGACCACGCGGTGGCGCTGGCGCAGGCCGTGATGAAGCGCAGCCTGCCGCTGTTCGGCATCTGCTTCGGCAGCCAGATCCTGGGCCGCGCGCTCGGCTTCGGCACGTACAAGCTGGGCTACGGCCACCGCGGCATCAACCAGCCGGTGATCGACCGCGTCACCGGCAAGGTCGAGGTCACCTCGCACAACCACGGCTTCGCGGTCGACGCGCCGATCGACAGGGTGTCCGAGACCGCCTTCGGCCGGGTCGAGGTATCCCACGTGTGCCTGAACGACAACGTGGTGGAGGGCCTGCGCGCGCTGGACGTGCCCGCCTTCACCGTGCAGTACCACCCGGAGGCGGCAGCGGGGCCGCACGACGCCGACTACCTGTTCGACCGGTTCGTGGAGCTCGTCGAGCGCCCCGGCAAGGTCCGTGCGGAACTCATCAACGGAGGCAAGTGA
- the carB gene encoding carbamoyl-phosphate synthase large subunit: protein MPKRTDLKHVMVIGSGPIVIGQACEFDYSGTQACRVLRSEGLRVSLVNSNPATIMTDPEFADATYVEPITPEFVEKVIAAERPDALLPTLGGQTALNTAVALHEAGVLEKYGVELIGADIDAIRRGEDRQLFKDIVAQAGAKLGLTGDLVPRSRVCHSMDEVRDTVAELGLPVVIRPSFTMGGLGSGMAHTPEQLDLIAGSGLAASPVTEVLIEESVLGWKEYELELMRDKHDNVVVICSIENIDPMGVHTGDSVTVAPAMTLTDREYQNMRDLGIAVLREVGVDTGGCNIQFAIEPATGRIVVIEMNPRVSRSSALASKATGFPIAKIAAKLAIGYTLDEIPNDITLKTPAAFEPSLDYVVVKIPRFAFEKFPGADPELTTTMKSVGEAMSLGRNFPEALNKAMRSMETKAAGFWTAPDRFGSAEEALEALRIPHDGRLYAVEEALRHGATVAQVHEASGGIDPWFVDQILGLVELRAEILAAPVVDLPLLRKAKRAGLSDRQLAALRPEFAGEDGVRTLRHRLGVRPVYKTVDTCAAEFAATTPYHYSSYDEETEVAPSDRPKVLILGSGPNRIGQGIEFDYSCVHAVMALRGAPPVEGRGRYETVMVNCNPETVSTDYDTADRLYFEPLTFEDVLEVVHAEHSSGVAAGGPGVVGVIVQLGGQTPLGLAQRLKNAGVPIVGTSPESIHLAEERGAFGRVLAEAGLRAPAHGTATSFADAKKIADEVGYPVLVRPSYVLGGRGMEIVYDDATLRDYISRATDISPEHPVLVDRFLDDAIEIDVDALCDADGAVYLGGVMEHIEEAGIHSGDSACALPPITLGSRHLDVVREYTEAIARGVGVRGLLNVQYALKDDMLYVLEANPRASRTVPFVSKATAVPLAKAAARIMLGATIAELRAEGMLLAEGDGGLLPENAPVAVKEAVLPFKRFRTRAGKGVDTLLSPEMKSTGEVMGIDTAFGHSFAKSQAAAYGTLPTSGKIFVSVANRDKRGMIFPVKRLADLGFEIVATVGTGEVLRRHGIVCEVVGKHSEDAERDAVSLIASGEVKMVINTPQGSGAKARSDGYEIRSAAVSADIPCCTTVPGAAAAVMGIEALIRGDMTVRPLQHLHAVIRPELSA, encoded by the coding sequence ATGCCGAAGCGGACCGATCTGAAGCACGTCATGGTGATCGGCTCCGGGCCGATCGTCATCGGCCAGGCCTGCGAGTTCGACTACTCGGGCACCCAGGCGTGCCGGGTGCTGCGCAGCGAGGGCCTGCGGGTCAGCCTGGTCAACTCGAACCCGGCCACGATCATGACGGACCCCGAGTTCGCCGACGCCACCTACGTCGAGCCGATCACGCCGGAGTTCGTGGAGAAGGTCATCGCGGCCGAGCGCCCCGACGCGCTGCTGCCCACCCTGGGCGGCCAGACCGCGCTGAACACCGCGGTTGCGCTGCACGAGGCGGGCGTGCTGGAGAAGTACGGCGTGGAGCTGATCGGCGCCGACATCGACGCGATCCGCCGCGGCGAGGACCGGCAGCTGTTCAAGGACATCGTGGCCCAGGCCGGGGCCAAGCTCGGGCTCACCGGGGACCTGGTGCCGCGCAGCCGGGTCTGCCACTCCATGGACGAGGTGCGCGACACCGTCGCCGAGCTGGGCCTGCCGGTCGTCATCCGGCCCTCGTTCACCATGGGCGGCCTCGGCTCGGGCATGGCGCACACCCCGGAGCAGCTCGACCTCATCGCGGGCAGCGGCCTGGCCGCCTCGCCGGTGACCGAGGTGCTCATCGAGGAGAGCGTGCTCGGCTGGAAGGAGTACGAGCTGGAGCTGATGCGCGACAAGCACGACAACGTGGTCGTCATCTGCTCCATCGAGAACATCGACCCGATGGGCGTGCACACCGGCGACTCGGTGACCGTGGCCCCCGCCATGACCCTCACCGACCGTGAGTACCAGAACATGCGCGACCTGGGCATCGCGGTGCTGCGCGAGGTCGGCGTGGACACGGGCGGCTGCAACATCCAGTTCGCGATCGAGCCGGCGACCGGCCGCATCGTGGTCATCGAGATGAACCCGCGCGTGTCCCGCTCCAGCGCGCTGGCCTCCAAGGCCACCGGCTTCCCGATCGCGAAGATCGCCGCGAAGCTGGCCATCGGGTACACCCTCGACGAGATCCCCAACGACATCACCCTCAAGACGCCCGCCGCGTTCGAGCCGTCGCTGGACTACGTCGTCGTCAAGATCCCGCGGTTCGCGTTCGAGAAGTTCCCCGGCGCCGACCCCGAGCTGACCACCACCATGAAGTCGGTGGGCGAGGCGATGAGCCTGGGCCGCAACTTCCCCGAGGCGCTGAACAAGGCGATGCGCTCGATGGAGACCAAGGCGGCCGGCTTCTGGACCGCGCCGGACCGCTTCGGCTCGGCCGAGGAGGCCCTGGAGGCGCTGCGTATCCCGCACGACGGCCGCCTGTACGCGGTCGAGGAGGCGCTGCGCCACGGCGCCACGGTCGCGCAGGTGCACGAGGCGTCCGGCGGCATCGACCCGTGGTTCGTGGACCAGATCCTGGGCCTGGTCGAGCTGCGCGCCGAGATCCTCGCCGCGCCGGTGGTGGACCTGCCGCTGCTGCGCAAGGCGAAGCGGGCGGGCCTGTCCGACCGGCAGCTCGCCGCGCTGCGCCCGGAGTTCGCGGGCGAGGACGGGGTGCGCACGCTGCGCCACCGCCTGGGCGTGCGGCCGGTGTACAAGACCGTCGACACCTGCGCGGCCGAGTTCGCCGCGACGACGCCGTACCACTACTCTTCGTACGACGAGGAGACCGAGGTGGCGCCGAGCGACCGGCCCAAGGTGCTGATCCTGGGCTCGGGCCCGAACCGGATCGGGCAGGGCATCGAGTTCGACTACTCGTGCGTGCACGCGGTGATGGCGCTTCGCGGCGCCCCGCCGGTGGAAGGCCGGGGCCGGTACGAGACCGTCATGGTCAACTGCAACCCGGAGACCGTGTCCACCGACTACGACACCGCCGACCGCCTCTACTTCGAGCCGCTCACCTTCGAGGACGTGCTGGAGGTGGTGCACGCCGAGCACAGCTCCGGCGTGGCCGCGGGCGGCCCCGGCGTGGTCGGCGTGATCGTGCAGCTGGGCGGCCAGACCCCGCTCGGCCTGGCGCAGCGGCTCAAGAACGCGGGCGTGCCGATCGTGGGCACCTCGCCCGAGTCGATCCACCTCGCCGAGGAGCGGGGCGCGTTCGGCCGGGTGCTGGCCGAGGCGGGGCTGCGCGCCCCGGCGCACGGCACCGCGACGAGCTTCGCCGACGCCAAGAAGATCGCCGACGAGGTCGGCTACCCGGTGCTGGTCCGCCCGTCGTACGTGCTCGGCGGGCGCGGCATGGAGATCGTCTACGACGACGCCACGCTGCGCGACTACATCAGCCGGGCGACCGACATCTCGCCGGAGCACCCGGTGCTGGTGGACCGCTTCCTCGACGACGCCATCGAGATCGACGTGGACGCGCTCTGCGACGCCGACGGCGCGGTGTACCTCGGCGGCGTGATGGAGCACATCGAGGAGGCCGGCATCCACTCCGGCGACTCGGCCTGCGCCCTGCCGCCGATCACCCTGGGCAGCCGCCACCTCGACGTGGTGCGCGAGTACACCGAGGCGATCGCCCGCGGCGTGGGTGTGCGCGGCCTGCTCAACGTGCAGTACGCGCTCAAGGACGACATGCTCTACGTGCTGGAGGCCAACCCGCGCGCCTCGCGCACCGTGCCGTTCGTCTCGAAGGCGACCGCGGTGCCGCTGGCCAAGGCGGCCGCCCGGATCATGCTCGGGGCGACGATCGCCGAGCTGCGCGCCGAGGGCATGCTGCTGGCCGAGGGCGACGGCGGCCTGCTGCCGGAGAACGCGCCGGTCGCGGTCAAGGAGGCGGTGCTGCCGTTCAAGCGCTTCCGGACCCGGGCCGGCAAGGGCGTGGACACGCTGCTGTCGCCGGAGATGAAGTCCACCGGCGAGGTCATGGGCATCGACACCGCGTTCGGGCACTCGTTCGCCAAGTCGCAGGCGGCCGCGTACGGCACCCTGCCGACCAGCGGGAAGATCTTCGTCTCGGTCGCCAACCGCGACAAGCGGGGCATGATCTTCCCGGTGAAGCGCCTGGCCGACCTCGGCTTCGAGATCGTGGCCACGGTCGGCACCGGCGAGGTGCTGCGCCGCCACGGCATCGTCTGCGAGGTCGTCGGCAAGCACAGCGAGGACGCCGAGCGCGACGCGGTCAGCCTGATCGCCTCCGGCGAGGTGAAGATGGTCATCAACACCCCGCAGGGCTCCGGCGCCAAGGCCCGCTCCGACGGCTACGAGATCCGCAGCGCCGCCGTCTCCGCCGACATCCCCTGCTGCACCACCGTCCCCGGTGCCGCAGCGGCAGTCATGGGCATCGAAGCCCTGATCCGCGGCGACATGACAGTCCGCCCGCTGCAACACCTCCACGCCGTGATCCGCCCGGAGCTCTCCGCGTGA
- a CDS encoding quinone-dependent dihydroorotate dehydrogenase has translation MTVFERVVRPRLFRIGGGDAERAHEWTLERLAGLARRPAVLGLLKRRYAVDKPVDVFGVRFPNAVGLAAGMDKNGVALKAWPALGFGFVEVGTVTAQGQPGNDRPRLFRLPDSRAIINRMGFNNEGAQALAGRLAALGPIGVPLGISLGKSKVTPLAEAVADYRASYDALRSYGDYFAVNVSSPNTPGLRSLQDRDQLDAILAALTEDGAAGAGAESGPGPDGDGAARKPVLVKIAPDLTDHAIAELLEVCVARGVAGLIATNTTLSRDGVAPGDQGTAAQAGGLSGAPLTERAHKVVSFVHGETGGRLPIIGVGGLMSADDAARMFDAGASLVQLYTGFIYHGPALVRAAALRGPERLR, from the coding sequence GTGACGGTGTTCGAGAGGGTGGTGCGGCCGCGGCTGTTCCGGATCGGGGGCGGGGACGCGGAGCGGGCGCATGAGTGGACCTTGGAGCGGCTGGCGGGGCTGGCTCGGCGGCCCGCGGTGCTGGGTCTGCTGAAGCGGCGTTACGCGGTCGACAAGCCTGTCGACGTGTTCGGGGTGCGGTTTCCGAACGCGGTCGGGCTGGCGGCGGGGATGGACAAGAACGGGGTCGCGCTGAAGGCGTGGCCGGCGCTCGGGTTCGGGTTCGTCGAGGTCGGCACGGTGACGGCGCAGGGGCAGCCGGGCAACGACCGGCCGCGGCTGTTCCGGCTGCCGGACAGCAGGGCGATCATCAACCGGATGGGGTTCAACAACGAGGGCGCGCAGGCGCTGGCGGGGCGGCTGGCCGCGCTGGGGCCGATCGGGGTGCCCCTCGGGATCTCGCTGGGCAAGTCGAAGGTGACGCCGCTGGCGGAGGCCGTCGCGGACTACCGGGCGTCATATGACGCGCTGCGGTCCTACGGCGACTATTTCGCGGTCAACGTGTCCTCGCCGAACACGCCCGGCCTGCGCAGCCTCCAGGATCGCGACCAGCTCGACGCGATCCTGGCCGCGCTGACCGAGGATGGTGCGGCCGGTGCCGGTGCTGAATCCGGGCCGGGTCCGGACGGCGACGGGGCGGCGCGCAAGCCGGTGCTGGTGAAGATCGCGCCGGATCTGACCGATCACGCCATCGCCGAGCTGCTCGAAGTCTGTGTGGCGCGTGGGGTGGCCGGTCTGATCGCGACCAACACCACGCTGTCGCGCGACGGCGTCGCTCCGGGCGACCAGGGCACGGCGGCGCAGGCGGGCGGCCTGTCCGGCGCGCCGCTGACCGAGCGGGCGCACAAGGTGGTGTCGTTCGTGCACGGCGAGACCGGCGGGCGGCTGCCGATCATCGGCGTGGGCGGCCTGATGAGCGCCGACGACGCGGCCCGGATGTTCGACGCGGGCGCGAGCCTGGTCCAGCTCTACACCGGATTCATCTATCACGGACCGGCGCTGGTGCGTGCCGCCGCGCTGCGCGGCCCGGAGCGCCTTCGGTGA
- a CDS encoding adenosylmethionine--8-amino-7-oxononanoate transaminase, translated as MEQEELLALDRAHVWHPYGPMPGRQEPLVVQSASGVRLRLADGRELVDGMSSWWAAIHGYRHPVLDAAVTDQLGRMSHVMFGGLTHEPAVRLAKTLVDITPDGLEHVFLADSGSVSVEVAVKMCLQYQVSRGRPGKRRLATWRGGYHGDTFHPMSVCDPEGGMHSLWGDVLPRQVFAPVPPAGYDESYVSVLKEALAAHAHELAAVIVEPVVQGAGGMRFHDPRYLRVLRELCDEHDVLLVFDEIATGFGRTGELFAADHAGVTPDVMCLGKALTGGYLTLAAALCTAEVARGISQGAVPVLAHGPTFMGNPLACAVASASIELLLAGDWRGRVRHIEGLLRAGLAPLRELPGVADVRVLGAIGVVQLDREVDLAAATAAAAGAGVWLRPFRDLIYTMPPFVSSDEDVAAITSAMGAAAAACTR; from the coding sequence GTGGAGCAGGAGGAGCTGCTGGCGCTGGACCGGGCGCACGTGTGGCACCCGTACGGGCCGATGCCGGGGCGGCAGGAGCCGCTGGTGGTCCAGAGCGCGAGCGGGGTGCGGCTGCGGCTGGCCGACGGGCGCGAGCTGGTCGACGGGATGTCGAGCTGGTGGGCGGCGATCCACGGCTACCGGCACCCGGTGCTGGACGCGGCGGTGACCGACCAGCTCGGCCGGATGAGCCACGTCATGTTCGGCGGGCTCACCCACGAGCCCGCGGTGCGGCTGGCCAAGACGCTGGTGGACATCACGCCGGACGGGCTGGAGCACGTGTTCCTGGCCGACTCGGGCTCGGTGAGCGTCGAGGTGGCCGTCAAGATGTGCCTGCAGTACCAGGTGTCGCGGGGGCGGCCCGGCAAGCGGCGGCTGGCCACCTGGCGGGGCGGTTACCACGGGGACACGTTCCATCCGATGAGCGTGTGCGACCCGGAGGGCGGGATGCACAGCCTCTGGGGCGACGTGCTGCCCCGGCAGGTGTTCGCGCCGGTGCCGCCGGCCGGGTACGACGAGTCCTATGTGAGCGTGCTGAAGGAGGCGCTGGCCGCGCACGCGCACGAGCTGGCCGCGGTCATCGTCGAGCCGGTGGTCCAGGGCGCCGGGGGTATGCGCTTCCACGACCCGCGTTACCTGCGAGTGCTGCGCGAGCTGTGCGACGAGCACGACGTGCTGCTGGTGTTCGACGAGATCGCCACCGGCTTCGGGCGCACCGGCGAGCTGTTCGCGGCCGACCACGCCGGGGTGACCCCCGACGTGATGTGCCTCGGGAAGGCGCTGACCGGCGGATATCTGACCCTCGCCGCGGCGCTGTGCACGGCGGAGGTGGCCCGGGGCATCTCGCAGGGCGCGGTGCCGGTGCTCGCGCACGGGCCCACGTTCATGGGCAACCCGCTGGCCTGCGCGGTGGCGAGCGCCAGCATCGAGCTGCTGCTCGCGGGGGACTGGCGGGGTCGCGTACGCCACATCGAGGGCCTGCTGCGCGCGGGGCTGGCGCCGCTGCGGGAGCTGCCCGGGGTGGCCGACGTACGGGTGCTGGGCGCGATCGGCGTGGTGCAGCTCGACCGGGAGGTCGACCTGGCGGCGGCGACGGCCGCCGCGGCCGGGGCGGGCGTGTGGCTGCGCCCGTTCCGGGACCTGATCTACACGATGCCGCCGTTCGTCAGCTCCGACGAGGACGTGGCGGCCATCACGAGCGCGATGGGCGCGGCGGCCGCCGCGTGTACGAGATGA